Proteins encoded together in one Pseudomonas sp. TCU-HL1 window:
- the fdnG gene encoding formate dehydrogenase-N subunit alpha, with the protein MDMNRRQFFKVCAVGLGGSSLAALGVAPPEAFADQVRHFKLARTVETRNTCPYCSVGCGLIMYSQGDAAKNVAQNIIHIEGDADHPVNRGTLCPKGAGLLDFIHSPNRLKYPEIREPGSSEWKRIEWDEALDRIAKLMKADRDANFVEKNAQGQTVNRWLTTGFLAASASSNESGYITHKVVRSLGMLGFDNQARVUHAPTVAGLAPTFGRGAMTNHWVDIKNADLVLIMGGNAAEAHPCGFKWVTEAKAHNKARLIVVDPRFTRSASVADYYAPIRTGTDIAFLGGLIHHLISHDKIQHEYVRNYTDAPFIVNEGFSFQDGLFSGYDEAKRAYPDKSTWSYAKGEDGYVLSDPTLQDPRCVFQLMKQHYSRYTPDLVSSICGTPKEQLEKVWSQIAETSAPTKVMTIMYALGWTQHSVGSQMIRTGAMVQLLLGNIGMPGGGMNALRGHSNIQGLTDLGLLSNSLPGYLTLPAEAEQDYVAYIDKRATKPVRPGQMSYWQNYGKFHVSLMKSWFGKSATAENNWCYDWLPKLDVPAYDVLRYFDMMYEGKVTGYFCQGFNPIAAFPNKAKVSASLAKLKYLVIMDPLATDTSEFWRNAGEFNDVDTASIQTTVFRLPTSCFAEEDGSLVNSGRVLQWHWKGAEPPGQARTDIAIMGGLFHRLRNAYAKDGGAFPDPILGLDWGYLRPHDPGPDELAREFNGKALADLVDPATGAVLVKAGEQIPGFGVLRDDGSTASGCWIFAGSWTAAGNQMARRDNADPYAMGQTLGWAWAWPANRRILYNRASADPSGKPWDPEKKRLVWWNGKAWTGSDVPDYKADVAPEMGMSPFIMNPEGVARFFAVDKMNEGPFPEHYEPFETPVGRNLLHPENPKVTSSPAARVFKGDLEMFGKVDQFPHVATTYRLTEHFHYWTKHCRLAAITQPEQFVEIGEVLAKELGVAAGERVKVSSNRGFIKAVAVVTKRLRPLTVDGKTVHQVGIPLHWGFSGVARNGYLINTLTPFVGDGNTQTPEFKSFLVKVEKA; encoded by the coding sequence ATGGACATGAACCGTCGACAGTTCTTCAAGGTCTGTGCCGTGGGCCTTGGAGGATCGAGCCTGGCGGCTCTGGGGGTGGCACCCCCGGAAGCCTTTGCCGACCAGGTGCGCCATTTCAAACTGGCGCGCACCGTCGAGACGCGCAACACCTGCCCCTACTGCTCGGTCGGCTGCGGCCTGATCATGTACAGCCAGGGCGACGCGGCGAAGAACGTCGCGCAGAACATCATCCACATCGAGGGCGACGCGGACCACCCGGTCAACCGCGGCACCCTCTGCCCGAAAGGCGCTGGTCTGCTGGACTTCATCCACAGCCCCAACCGCCTCAAGTACCCCGAGATTCGCGAACCCGGCTCCAGCGAATGGAAGCGCATCGAATGGGATGAAGCCCTCGACCGCATCGCCAAGTTGATGAAGGCCGACCGCGATGCCAACTTCGTCGAGAAGAACGCCCAGGGCCAGACGGTGAACCGCTGGCTCACCACCGGTTTTCTCGCAGCGTCGGCATCCTCCAACGAGTCGGGCTACATCACCCACAAGGTGGTGCGCTCCCTCGGCATGCTGGGATTCGATAACCAGGCTCGTGTCTGACACGCCCCGACGGTAGCAGGTCTTGCTCCGACGTTTGGCCGTGGCGCCATGACCAACCACTGGGTCGACATCAAGAATGCCGATCTGGTGCTGATCATGGGCGGCAACGCCGCCGAAGCCCACCCCTGCGGCTTCAAGTGGGTCACCGAAGCCAAGGCGCACAACAAGGCCCGGCTGATCGTGGTCGATCCGCGTTTCACCCGCTCCGCCTCAGTGGCGGACTACTACGCGCCGATTCGCACCGGCACCGACATCGCCTTCCTCGGCGGCCTGATCCACCACCTGATCAGCCACGACAAGATCCAGCACGAGTACGTGCGCAACTACACCGATGCGCCCTTCATCGTGAACGAAGGCTTCAGCTTCCAGGACGGCCTGTTCAGCGGCTACGACGAAGCCAAGCGCGCCTACCCCGACAAGTCCACCTGGAGCTATGCCAAGGGCGAGGACGGCTACGTGCTGTCCGACCCGACCCTGCAGGACCCGCGCTGCGTGTTCCAGCTGATGAAGCAGCACTACAGCCGCTACACGCCGGACCTGGTCAGCAGCATCTGCGGCACGCCGAAGGAGCAACTGGAGAAAGTCTGGAGCCAGATCGCCGAGACGTCCGCCCCGACCAAGGTCATGACCATCATGTACGCCCTGGGCTGGACCCAGCACTCGGTGGGCTCGCAGATGATCCGCACCGGTGCCATGGTGCAGTTGCTGCTCGGCAACATCGGCATGCCCGGTGGCGGCATGAATGCCCTGCGCGGCCACTCCAACATCCAGGGCCTGACTGACCTGGGCCTGCTCTCCAACTCCCTGCCGGGCTACCTGACCCTGCCGGCCGAAGCCGAGCAGGACTACGTCGCCTACATCGACAAACGTGCGACCAAGCCGGTGCGGCCGGGGCAGATGTCCTACTGGCAGAACTACGGCAAGTTCCACGTCAGCCTGATGAAGTCCTGGTTCGGCAAGTCGGCCACCGCCGAGAACAACTGGTGCTACGACTGGCTGCCCAAGCTCGACGTGCCGGCCTATGACGTGCTGCGCTACTTCGACATGATGTACGAGGGCAAGGTGACCGGCTATTTCTGCCAAGGCTTCAACCCCATCGCCGCCTTCCCCAACAAGGCCAAGGTCAGCGCCAGCCTGGCCAAGCTCAAGTACCTGGTGATCATGGACCCGCTGGCCACCGACACCTCGGAGTTCTGGCGCAATGCCGGCGAGTTCAACGACGTCGACACCGCCAGCATCCAGACCACGGTGTTTCGCCTGCCCACCAGCTGTTTCGCCGAGGAGGACGGCTCGCTGGTCAACAGCGGGCGTGTGCTGCAATGGCACTGGAAGGGCGCCGAGCCGCCCGGCCAGGCGCGCACCGACATCGCCATCATGGGCGGCCTGTTCCATCGCTTGCGCAATGCCTATGCGAAGGATGGCGGGGCCTTCCCCGACCCCATCCTCGGCCTCGACTGGGGCTACCTGCGTCCCCACGACCCGGGGCCTGACGAACTCGCTCGCGAGTTCAACGGCAAGGCCCTGGCAGACCTCGTCGACCCCGCCACCGGCGCCGTGCTGGTCAAGGCCGGCGAGCAGATTCCCGGCTTCGGCGTGCTGCGCGATGACGGCAGCACCGCCAGCGGCTGCTGGATCTTCGCCGGCAGCTGGACCGCCGCCGGCAACCAGATGGCCCGCCGCGACAACGCCGACCCCTACGCCATGGGGCAGACCCTTGGCTGGGCCTGGGCCTGGCCGGCGAACCGGCGCATCCTCTACAACCGCGCGTCCGCCGACCCTTCCGGCAAACCGTGGGATCCGGAGAAAAAGCGCCTGGTGTGGTGGAACGGCAAGGCCTGGACCGGCTCCGACGTGCCCGACTACAAGGCCGACGTCGCGCCGGAAATGGGCATGAGCCCCTTCATCATGAACCCCGAGGGCGTGGCGCGTTTCTTCGCCGTGGACAAGATGAACGAGGGGCCCTTCCCCGAGCACTACGAACCCTTCGAGACCCCCGTTGGGCGCAACCTGCTGCATCCGGAGAACCCCAAGGTCACCAGCAGCCCGGCGGCGCGGGTGTTCAAGGGCGACCTGGAAATGTTCGGCAAGGTGGACCAGTTCCCCCATGTGGCCACGACCTACCGCCTCACCGAGCACTTCCACTACTGGACCAAGCACTGCCGGCTGGCCGCGATCACCCAGCCCGAGCAGTTCGTCGAGATCGGTGAAGTCCTGGCCAAGGAGCTGGGCGTCGCTGCCGGCGAGCGGGTCAAGGTCTCCTCCAACCGCGGCTTCATCAAGGCCGTGGCGGTGGTGACCAAGCGCCTGAGACCGCTGACCGTGGACGGCAAGACCGTGCACCAGGTCGGCATTCCGCTGCACTGGGGTTTCTCCGGCGTGGCGCGCAACGGCTACCTGATCAACACGCTTACTCCCTTCGTTGGCGACGGCAATACGCAGACACCGGAGTTCAAGTCGTTCCTGGTCAAAGTGGAAAAGGCATGA
- a CDS encoding PAS domain-containing sensor histidine kinase, with protein MDRPSSHALLQAARNTPYSLLLALDTQGRVMGIAGALGLRLGRSANGQALPLADFVSANSAALLLGTPEQWSRDCLDLDFIGSDGRPLHTRGWLAATRDGWLLQALDIGDLIRHQELGDLRRQALLHAGQAAERIRLASGPMLPQVTTELLETLALRWRVPCMALAFDMPGGQGWQVYAQYRAHGAPGLWQEGQRLGQELAELQGRTLQRWSWSQLSQHPRLFALLGDAPAFLVPYAELSGVSAWLLCAPFEPDPHACLSDAEWLQIGAQLAGPLLARLREQSQRHEGGRLEALQELLGAGWWEYLPESKEVLLAPALAKAWQADDQGRLPLEDWLQQVHPADRDEFRARLRAAELNGQGFTQCLRLYLPGVQEGAIWHRVQAQVQGRANASRVFGFLLDISDIKVQEASAAAAHARLRNLVASAPAVIYVLRYDNGALSPEFFSDSLGPMLGWSLAELQQGGLAERVHPEDHDTFFARTRTLLREGQASCRYRLRDRNGGYHWLLDEVRLLRNELGQPQEAVGIWLDVTEATLAAERVRESEERYRILVEDSPAMICRYTPDLVLHFANRPLADYLECRPEDLAGANLGAWLSAEQRQTFQERLIGLTPEQPVSTAEICLQLPGREHAWWIWADRGVFDEHGRLLEVQAVGRDNTEVRKAQQQLYQGAKMATLGEMATGLAHEMNQPLNVMRMAVANVLKRLASDEIQVDYLRDKLLRIEAQVQRAARIVDHMRVFGRRSDVEQQVFDPRQAVEGALSLLSEGLRGKGVDVRLELGEQTFAVRGFADQLEQVLINLMVNARDAMLGKKEAEPDFAPAIHIRLQPRGVWVELQVEDNGGGIDPRLLERIFEPFFTTKPVGKGTGLGLSVSYGIVQQMGGRLSAQNSTEGACFCIALPLLADSPGQGLPHMLEDGAGLASELAGQHLQ; from the coding sequence ATGGATCGTCCGTCCAGCCACGCGCTGCTTCAGGCCGCTCGTAATACCCCCTATAGCCTGCTGCTGGCGCTGGATACTCAGGGCCGGGTAATGGGCATCGCCGGTGCGCTGGGGCTGCGACTCGGCCGTTCGGCCAATGGCCAGGCGCTGCCGCTGGCCGACTTCGTCAGTGCCAATTCCGCTGCGCTGCTGTTGGGAACACCGGAGCAATGGAGCCGCGATTGCCTCGACCTGGATTTCATCGGCAGTGACGGCCGCCCGCTGCATACCCGTGGCTGGCTAGCCGCCACCCGCGATGGCTGGTTGCTCCAGGCGCTGGATATCGGCGACCTGATCCGCCATCAGGAACTGGGTGACCTGCGCCGCCAGGCCCTGCTGCATGCCGGGCAGGCGGCCGAACGCATTCGCCTGGCCAGTGGTCCGATGCTGCCCCAGGTCACCACCGAGCTGCTGGAGACCCTCGCCCTGCGCTGGCGGGTGCCCTGCATGGCGCTGGCGTTCGACATGCCAGGCGGGCAGGGTTGGCAGGTCTATGCACAGTATCGTGCCCATGGCGCGCCCGGCCTCTGGCAAGAGGGGCAGCGCCTGGGGCAGGAGCTGGCCGAGTTGCAGGGGCGAACGCTGCAGCGCTGGAGCTGGTCGCAGCTCTCGCAGCACCCGCGCCTGTTCGCTCTCCTGGGCGATGCCCCGGCCTTTCTGGTGCCCTATGCCGAGCTCTCCGGCGTTAGCGCCTGGCTGCTCTGTGCGCCGTTCGAGCCCGATCCGCATGCGTGCCTGAGCGATGCCGAGTGGCTGCAGATCGGCGCCCAGCTCGCTGGCCCCCTGTTGGCGCGGCTGCGGGAGCAGAGCCAGCGCCACGAGGGTGGCCGGCTGGAAGCCCTGCAGGAACTGTTGGGCGCCGGTTGGTGGGAATACCTGCCTGAATCGAAGGAGGTGCTGCTGGCACCCGCCCTGGCTAAGGCCTGGCAGGCCGACGATCAGGGCCGACTGCCGCTGGAAGACTGGTTGCAGCAGGTGCATCCAGCCGACCGTGATGAGTTCCGCGCCCGGCTGCGCGCCGCTGAACTGAATGGACAGGGCTTTACCCAGTGCCTGCGCCTCTACCTGCCGGGCGTCCAGGAGGGTGCCATCTGGCACCGCGTGCAGGCTCAGGTGCAGGGCAGGGCGAACGCGTCGCGCGTGTTCGGTTTCCTGCTCGACATCAGCGACATCAAGGTCCAGGAGGCCAGTGCGGCGGCCGCGCACGCGCGGCTGCGCAACCTGGTTGCCAGCGCTCCAGCGGTGATCTACGTACTGCGCTACGACAACGGCGCCCTGTCGCCAGAGTTCTTCAGCGACAGCCTGGGCCCCATGCTCGGTTGGTCCCTGGCGGAATTGCAGCAGGGCGGTCTGGCCGAGCGCGTTCATCCCGAGGATCACGACACCTTCTTCGCCCGCACGCGCACCCTGTTGCGTGAAGGCCAGGCCAGTTGCCGTTACCGCCTGCGCGACCGCAATGGCGGCTACCACTGGTTGCTGGACGAGGTTCGCCTGTTGCGCAACGAACTGGGTCAGCCCCAGGAGGCCGTGGGCATCTGGCTGGACGTCACCGAAGCCACCCTGGCCGCCGAACGGGTGCGCGAAAGCGAGGAGCGCTACCGCATCCTGGTGGAAGACTCGCCGGCGATGATCTGCCGCTACACGCCGGACCTGGTGCTGCATTTCGCCAACCGTCCGCTGGCGGATTACCTCGAGTGCCGGCCGGAAGACCTGGCCGGTGCCAACCTCGGCGCCTGGCTCTCCGCTGAACAGCGCCAGACCTTCCAGGAGCGGTTGATCGGCCTGACCCCGGAACAGCCCGTGAGCACGGCGGAAATCTGCCTGCAGCTACCGGGGCGCGAGCACGCCTGGTGGATCTGGGCCGATCGCGGCGTGTTCGACGAACATGGCCGGCTGCTGGAGGTGCAGGCGGTGGGCCGCGACAACACCGAAGTGCGCAAGGCTCAGCAGCAGCTCTACCAAGGCGCCAAGATGGCCACCCTGGGCGAGATGGCCACGGGGCTTGCCCATGAAATGAACCAGCCGCTGAACGTGATGCGCATGGCCGTTGCCAACGTGCTCAAGCGCCTGGCCAGCGACGAGATCCAGGTGGATTACCTGCGCGACAAGCTGTTGCGCATCGAGGCCCAGGTGCAGCGTGCGGCGCGTATTGTCGATCACATGCGGGTGTTCGGGCGGCGTTCTGATGTTGAACAGCAAGTCTTCGATCCGCGCCAGGCGGTGGAAGGCGCGCTTTCGCTGCTCTCCGAAGGCCTGCGCGGCAAGGGTGTGGACGTGCGCCTTGAGCTGGGCGAGCAGACGTTCGCCGTGCGCGGCTTCGCCGACCAGTTGGAGCAGGTGCTGATCAACCTGATGGTCAACGCCCGCGATGCCATGCTCGGCAAGAAGGAAGCGGAGCCGGACTTCGCCCCAGCCATCCATATCCGTCTTCAACCGCGTGGTGTCTGGGTGGAACTGCAAGTGGAGGACAACGGTGGCGGTATCGATCCGCGCCTGCTGGAGCGGATTTTCGAGCCCTTCTTCACCACCAAGCCGGTGGGCAAGGGGACCGGGCTGGGGCTGTCGGTCAGTTATGGCATCGTGCAGCAGATGGGCGGGCGCCTCAGTGCCCAAAACAGCACGGAGGGCGCCTGCTTCTGCATTGCCCTGCCGCTGCTTGCGGACTCGCCGGGGCAGGGCCTTCCCCACATGCTGGAGGACGGTGCAGGGCTGGCCTCCGAACTGGCTGGCCAGCACCTGCAATAA
- a CDS encoding TadE/TadG family type IV pilus assembly protein, protein MRKGVSPRFARQQKGAAALEFSLVFIIFFAIFYGVIGYTLPLLMLQSFNQASAEAVRRAVAVNPDASNFLALATAEANTAINQQLAWLPAGVRANLPAPSVTLANGVLTVSVSYPYGASPVVPPIPLPGIGSVPRVPAVLSAQASIQVQQ, encoded by the coding sequence ATGAGAAAAGGGGTTTCACCGCGCTTTGCCCGGCAGCAGAAAGGTGCAGCTGCCCTCGAGTTCTCGCTGGTCTTCATTATCTTCTTCGCCATCTTCTACGGCGTGATCGGCTATACGCTGCCGCTGCTGATGCTGCAGTCCTTCAACCAGGCCTCCGCCGAGGCGGTACGCCGCGCCGTGGCGGTCAATCCCGACGCCAGCAACTTCCTCGCCCTGGCCACCGCCGAGGCCAATACTGCCATCAACCAGCAGCTCGCCTGGCTGCCTGCCGGCGTGCGTGCCAACCTGCCGGCGCCCAGCGTTACCCTGGCCAACGGCGTGCTCACCGTGAGCGTTTCCTATCCCTACGGCGCCAGCCCCGTGGTGCCTCCCATCCCATTGCCCGGAATCGGCTCGGTCCCTCGCGTGCCCGCCGTGCTCAGTGCCCAGGCCAGCATCCAGGTTCAGCAGTGA
- a CDS encoding prepilin peptidase codes for MSALPLLAWTALCALQDLQQRRISNGLTLGGTALALLYLLVRGETLLGASPAEGFSAAGLALLLTLPGWWLGKLGAGDVKLLLGIALCSHPPFVLYCLIGAGAAYLAWALLSRPLWPALPTGLRTLLQQVAPEHVRRYPFAPFLFAGSLLALFV; via the coding sequence ATGTCGGCCCTCCCCCTCCTCGCCTGGACCGCCCTCTGCGCCCTGCAGGACCTCCAGCAGCGACGCATCTCCAACGGGCTCACCCTGGGTGGCACAGCGCTCGCCCTGCTCTACCTCCTGGTGCGCGGGGAAACCCTGCTGGGCGCCTCTCCGGCCGAAGGCTTCAGCGCGGCCGGCCTGGCGCTGCTGCTGACCCTGCCCGGCTGGTGGCTGGGCAAACTGGGGGCGGGCGATGTGAAGTTGCTGCTGGGCATCGCCCTGTGCAGCCACCCGCCGTTCGTCTTGTACTGCCTCATCGGCGCGGGAGCGGCCTACCTGGCCTGGGCCCTTCTCTCCCGCCCGCTCTGGCCTGCCCTGCCCACAGGCCTTCGGACCCTCCTCCAACAGGTGGCCCCGGAGCACGTGCGCCGCTATCCATTCGCCCCCTTCCTCTTCGCCGGCAGCCTTTTGGCGCTTTTTGTCTGA
- a CDS encoding response regulator transcription factor encodes MDSQPCTLLVVDDEDTLVVELQEFLENCGYRCIGCTSSRDALQRFREDASIGIVLCDLHMPELDGITLVQELERLSTPAHAFEAIIFTGQAEPRDVIEAMRAGVADYYQKPIDPEQVLRAVRRLEERLHQRQQDNLELSLLNNKLRTLSESIDELYQDINKRRRGPVDHTPPVMDMGAQPPFDKLSPRQLEVAKLVGKGMTNYQTACELGLTENTVKLYVSQILRLTHLHNRTQLALAMAPPGRRPHEVAH; translated from the coding sequence ATGGATTCTCAACCTTGCACCCTGCTCGTCGTGGACGACGAAGACACCCTCGTCGTCGAACTCCAGGAGTTCCTCGAAAACTGCGGCTACCGCTGCATCGGCTGCACCTCCAGCCGCGACGCCCTCCAGCGATTCCGTGAAGACGCCAGTATTGGCATCGTGCTCTGCGACCTGCACATGCCGGAGCTTGACGGCATTACCCTGGTGCAGGAGCTGGAGCGCCTCAGCACACCCGCACACGCCTTCGAAGCCATCATCTTCACCGGCCAGGCCGAACCTCGGGATGTGATCGAGGCCATGCGCGCCGGAGTAGCCGACTACTACCAGAAGCCCATCGATCCAGAGCAGGTGCTGCGCGCCGTGCGCCGGCTCGAAGAACGCCTGCACCAGCGCCAGCAGGACAACCTGGAGCTGTCCCTGCTGAATAACAAGCTGCGCACCCTCTCCGAGTCCATCGACGAGCTGTACCAGGACATCAACAAGCGCCGCCGCGGCCCGGTCGACCACACCCCGCCGGTGATGGACATGGGCGCGCAACCGCCCTTCGACAAACTCTCGCCGCGCCAACTGGAAGTCGCCAAGCTGGTGGGCAAGGGTATGACCAATTACCAGACCGCCTGCGAACTGGGACTCACGGAGAACACCGTGAAGCTCTACGTGTCGCAGATCCTGCGCCTGACCCATCTGCACAACCGCACCCAACTGGCCCTGGCCATGGCCCCGCCTGGGCGGCGGCCGCATGAGGTCGCGCACTGA
- a CDS encoding TadG family pilus assembly protein — protein sequence MRSLHRQRGAIGLMATATLLLALMTLALTLDAGRLYFEKRKLQRVADMAALESATGSGFCGSQAAGLAQTNALALAQASATRNGYGGNLGSGSNRVSIGYVDLDGTGQRRLFQASTNRIEAVQVHATQEVPASLVLGGLWGGRLTLQADAVARRSALAGFSLGSGLASLDSQQSAVLNSLLGNLLGTTLSLDAVSYQGLANARLNLLELNQNLPAAARLDLSAGNVQQLLDTRLSLDQVLDATVAAANARETLAVGVRNGLNSLTNVSLGATQVKLADILNVVTPANGGQQALRTDLSVLDMVSALAFLANKAHAVDVGLGLNLGLANLGLKVYVIEPPKIAIGLPGRDANGKWRTQVSTAQVRLEVGGKVDVLGLVRVDLGLHLDVAQGWAALQSITCGPILPGTRQVTVLTQPGIASLGLGRYSNITSSTQASPVTVTALPGITGLEVQVSGSANISNGQPTETSFTVSPSQPVPQQKRVATQAGEALADGLSELANSLEVDVVVTKDCGLLGLGCLIGGLTKGVIESTLGPTIESTLGSLIPLIGQVVLEPVLKLLGIELGYADVRLMELDTSAPRLML from the coding sequence ATGCGTAGCCTTCATCGACAGCGTGGCGCCATCGGCCTGATGGCCACGGCAACCCTGCTGCTGGCATTGATGACGCTGGCGCTGACCCTCGATGCCGGGCGGCTCTACTTCGAGAAGCGCAAGCTGCAACGGGTGGCCGACATGGCGGCCCTGGAGAGCGCCACCGGTTCCGGCTTCTGTGGCTCGCAAGCTGCAGGCCTGGCGCAGACCAACGCCCTGGCGCTGGCCCAGGCCAGCGCCACGCGCAATGGCTATGGCGGCAACCTCGGGAGCGGCAGCAACCGGGTCAGCATCGGCTATGTCGACCTGGATGGCACCGGTCAGCGCCGCCTGTTCCAGGCGTCCACCAACCGCATCGAGGCGGTACAGGTGCATGCTACCCAGGAAGTCCCGGCCAGCCTGGTGCTGGGGGGGCTCTGGGGCGGACGTCTTACGCTCCAGGCCGATGCCGTAGCACGACGCTCGGCCCTGGCCGGGTTCTCCCTGGGCAGCGGGCTGGCGTCCCTGGATAGCCAGCAATCGGCGGTGCTCAATTCGCTGCTGGGCAACCTGCTCGGCACCACCTTGAGCCTCGACGCGGTCTCTTATCAGGGCCTGGCCAACGCCAGGCTGAACCTGCTGGAACTCAACCAGAACCTGCCGGCGGCCGCGCGGCTGGATCTGTCCGCCGGCAATGTGCAGCAACTGCTGGATACCCGCCTCAGCCTCGACCAGGTGCTGGATGCCACGGTCGCCGCCGCCAATGCTCGCGAGACCTTGGCCGTTGGCGTGCGCAATGGCCTCAACAGCCTGACCAATGTCAGCCTTGGCGCCACCCAGGTGAAGCTGGCGGACATTCTCAATGTGGTGACGCCGGCCAACGGTGGCCAGCAGGCGCTGCGCACCGATCTCAGCGTCCTCGACATGGTCAGCGCGCTGGCCTTCCTTGCCAACAAGGCCCATGCGGTGGACGTGGGGTTGGGCCTGAACCTCGGCCTGGCCAACCTTGGCCTCAAGGTCTATGTGATCGAGCCGCCGAAGATTGCAATCGGCCTGCCCGGCCGCGATGCCAATGGCAAGTGGCGGACCCAGGTCAGTACGGCTCAGGTCAGGCTGGAGGTGGGGGGCAAGGTCGATGTCCTGGGCCTGGTGAGGGTGGATCTGGGCCTGCATCTGGACGTGGCTCAAGGTTGGGCTGCACTGCAGAGCATCACCTGCGGCCCCATCCTTCCGGGAACTAGGCAGGTGACCGTCCTTACCCAGCCGGGCATCGCAAGCCTGGGGCTGGGGCGCTACAGCAATATCACCTCGAGTACCCAGGCCAGCCCGGTCACGGTTACCGCCCTGCCCGGGATCACTGGCCTTGAGGTACAGGTATCCGGCTCTGCCAACATCAGCAACGGCCAACCAACTGAGACGAGCTTCACTGTCTCGCCGAGCCAGCCAGTTCCGCAACAGAAACGGGTTGCCACGCAAGCCGGCGAGGCTCTGGCCGACGGTCTCTCGGAACTGGCCAACAGCCTGGAGGTGGATGTTGTGGTCACCAAGGATTGCGGCCTGCTTGGGCTCGGCTGCCTGATCGGTGGCCTGACCAAGGGCGTAATCGAGTCCACGTTGGGGCCCACCATCGAATCCACCCTGGGCAGCCTGATTCCCCTGATCGGCCAGGTGGTTCTCGAGCCGGTGCTCAAGCTGCTGGGGATCGAACTGGGGTACGCCGATGTGCGCCTGATGGAACTGGATACCTCGGCTCCGCGCCTGATGCTCTGA
- a CDS encoding DUF3613 domain-containing protein, protein MKTWIAMVLLGACCGLQAAEDARHARHERHRLSDQWLSIQREGSQASRHAQTAAPAERELANQRWLESYKYAIPERYYGNGMNVDSGASSSQ, encoded by the coding sequence ATGAAAACCTGGATCGCCATGGTACTGCTGGGGGCCTGCTGCGGCTTGCAGGCGGCCGAGGATGCCCGCCATGCGCGGCATGAACGCCATCGGCTCAGCGACCAGTGGTTGAGCATCCAGCGCGAGGGCAGCCAGGCTTCGCGCCATGCACAAACCGCCGCCCCGGCCGAGCGTGAACTGGCCAACCAGCGCTGGCTGGAAAGCTACAAGTACGCCATTCCCGAGCGCTACTACGGCAATGGCATGAACGTGGACAGCGGCGCTTCATCGAGCCAGTGA
- a CDS encoding tetratricopeptide repeat protein, which translates to MRRLIVLCVLGLLGGCANPPAQVGWLASGGCSQPSQDQELALNLARDMVADGRAHAALAHLQALPASLPEVRLRQARIYRSLGRSEAAPLYRSLLGTCLAADGHHGLGQLAAASADQREALAQLREALSLAPTDAKVRNDLGLVLLREGRVDDARFEFITALELSQGDPLPAQNLLSLLFYTDQYQQAAELVSRLRLPADAVRQAQARAQEMKRQGLGAPLVSQDTAADAPLLAGVHEAGPGSSEEVGR; encoded by the coding sequence ATGAGAAGGCTGATAGTGCTGTGCGTGTTGGGGCTGCTGGGGGGGTGTGCCAACCCGCCGGCCCAGGTGGGCTGGCTGGCGTCGGGTGGCTGCAGCCAGCCAAGCCAGGATCAGGAGCTGGCGCTGAACCTGGCCAGGGACATGGTCGCCGACGGGCGTGCACATGCCGCCCTGGCGCATCTGCAGGCATTGCCGGCGAGCCTGCCGGAGGTGCGCCTGCGCCAGGCCCGCATCTACCGCAGCCTTGGCCGCAGCGAAGCCGCGCCGCTCTACCGGAGCCTGCTGGGCACGTGCCTGGCGGCTGACGGACACCATGGCCTGGGTCAGCTCGCGGCAGCCAGCGCTGACCAGCGCGAAGCCCTGGCGCAGTTGCGTGAAGCCCTGAGCCTTGCACCGACCGATGCCAAGGTCCGCAACGACCTGGGGCTGGTGCTGCTGCGCGAGGGGCGGGTGGACGATGCGCGCTTCGAGTTTATTACTGCCCTGGAACTGAGCCAGGGCGATCCGCTGCCCGCGCAGAACCTGCTGTCGCTGCTGTTTTATACGGACCAGTACCAGCAGGCGGCGGAGTTGGTGTCGCGCCTGCGCCTGCCAGCTGACGCGGTGCGCCAGGCCCAGGCGCGTGCGCAGGAGATGAAGCGCCAGGGCCTGGGCGCGCCGCTGGTGTCCCAGGATACCGCGGCGGATGCCCCGCTGCTGGCGGGTGTGCACGAGGCAGGGCCCGGTTCGAGCGAGGAGGTGGGCAGATGA